The following is a genomic window from Leptolyngbya sp. FACHB-261.
GAATCTCGCCAGTCTGAGCATCCTTCTCGAAGCGGGTGGGGTGCAACCCTATGAGGGCCTGAATCGCGATCATGCCCAAAGCATAGATATCGCTATTGGAACGGGGCATGCCATAGGCCTGTTCATTCGGCATATAGCCAGGTGTGCCAATGGCAACGGTCAAACTGTTCTGCCCCGGCGCTGTGAGTTGGGTCTGGATTTGCTTAACTGCCCCGAAATCAATCAAGACTAATTTGCTATCTTGTTGCCGTCTAAGAACGTTGGTCGGCTTGATATCTCGGTGGATCATGCCGTGGCCATGCACAAACCCCAGAACGCTCAAAACCTCGTACAACAGGTGAGTAACCTGGCCTTCGGTCCAGCGCTGACCGCGTTTTAACTCTGCTTGCAGAGAATGGCCTTGAATGAATTCCTGCACCAGGTAAAACTCCTGGTTTTCCTCCAAGTAGGCCAGCAACCGAGGGATCTGATCATGACTACCCAGTTGTTCTAAAACGGTTGCTTCACTGATAAAAAGACGCCGAGCTGTTTGCAAGAACGCTGGGTCGTTACTAGCAGGTTTGAGATGTTTGACGACACAAATCGGACGACCGGGACGGCGAATATCTTCAGCAAGATAAGTTTGACCAAAGCCACCCTCACTCAAGACTTGGGTGATCTGATAACGTCCGTCTAGTAACTCTCCTTGCATAGTGCAATTCGCCTACAGCGCCCTGCTGAGTATCTTGCAGCCAAACCTGAATCCTGGAGCACCTGAATCCTGAAATTTGTTTACCTCCAAGTAAGGTTCAAGCAATCAGGCGCTGACGAAATTCGGATGCCTTTTGAGGTTCAGAAATCGCCGTGACCAAAGACTCCACTAACTCGATCTGGGAAAGGCGAGGATTAGTTTGCAGAACCTTCCGAACCAGAAAAGTCGCAATTGGTCCCACAAGCTCTGCCAGCTCTCGTTCGCATTGATGAACGAAGCCTTCAGAGATTGCTTGACCGCTTAGGGTTTGTGAGGCATGTAACCTTGAGTCCTGAGTTTTCAGACCGGTTGTTTTTGAAGCGGTCGAACTAGAGTGATCTGAGCGGGTCTGCGGTCGAATGGCACTGTTCTCTAGCAACGAAGTTGCCCACCACTCAAACTCGATTCGTCGCTTCGCAGGTAGGTAAGGCAACAAATTCTCAACTAGTTCTTTGGGGTTGGGAGCCCGAGCTGAGCCTTGACGCAATAGGGTGGGAGCAATCGGCCCGACCAAGTCTGCCAGTTCTTGCTCCAGGCTGGAGTATTGCTCTGGTGAAAGAGACCAACTAACTTGGGACTGTGACCTGGCTGGAGTGGAGGCCAGACCAGAAGACCCAGAAGGCTTTACTGCTTCCGAACTGTTGAGTTCTGACTTTGGGCCGGACAAGACTTCTATTAGACCTTGGTTTCCCGACAAGTAGGCGTGGAGCGTGATCTGCGTTTCGGCCAGATGGGTTTTGAGTTGGGCAATCCATTCGGCAGCTAGAAGCCCAGTTTGTCGCTTCCCAATCACTAGGGTTTGTAAAAGGGCTTGGGCGAACTGGTCTGGTTCTGTGGCTGGAGCAGCGGCAGCAATTAAACATTGTCCCTGCTCAGGCCCCTGTTTCAGGTCTTCTACCCAGTCAGCGAGGGTAGTGGCTCCAGGACAGTCCAGGATGAGGATCTGCTGGGTCATGTCTGAGCGGCGTAGTTGTTGCCTCAACCAAGAGCGACTGATTTTCACGCCTTCGCTCAGGACAAGCCAGGCTTCGCCATTCTCGGTTTCCTCGATCTCGCCGCGTAGGTACAGTAATGCGGTTGCTGTCTTCTTGGTGGTAGTAAAGCTGGTAAATAGTTCGGTTTCAGAGGAACTTTGCCAATGCAGGCA
Proteins encoded in this region:
- a CDS encoding caspase domain-containing protein, which produces MPISLRTSCSTQALETGEAKLWVLLVGVNQYQDNSLPALCYSAPDCQGLGKALAEATRAFPNKETIAHHDFSEQLPKLATVRASLRRVVAEAKAQDTVLFYFSGHGVLDAESQQSVLCLSDTDKSNLVGTGLPVQGLLQTLDQCEAHAQLVWLDACHSGDMTMRGARGEAAPVLTRPDPTPTLVHVLRQRAARSKGFYALLSCDQGQRSWEFPELGHGVFTYYLMRGLRGEAADAQGVIDADGLYKYVYQQTLQYIDKTNQQVRLINQQKRSQGKNDFYPEYSQQTPKRIVEGIGELVLGLKPDKTRPQHPRQALVVQGSTDNQKAIALSKVLAGIGGFDLGYWCPPAKSEAEPQRAIHTCLHWQSSSETELFTSFTTTKKTATALLYLRGEIEETENGEAWLVLSEGVKISRSWLRQQLRRSDMTQQILILDCPGATTLADWVEDLKQGPEQGQCLIAAAAPATEPDQFAQALLQTLVIGKRQTGLLAAEWIAQLKTHLAETQITLHAYLSGNQGLIEVLSGPKSELNSSEAVKPSGSSGLASTPARSQSQVSWSLSPEQYSSLEQELADLVGPIAPTLLRQGSARAPNPKELVENLLPYLPAKRRIEFEWWATSLLENSAIRPQTRSDHSSSTASKTTGLKTQDSRLHASQTLSGQAISEGFVHQCERELAELVGPIATFLVRKVLQTNPRLSQIELVESLVTAISEPQKASEFRQRLIA